GGCGCAACGGCGCTGGCAAGACGACGACTCTGCGCTCGGTCGTCGGCAACGTCGTCCCCACGGCGGGGACCGTCACCTTCCGCGGCGAGGACGTGACGGGGCTGTCGCCCGAGGAGACGGTCCGGCGGAACGTCGCGTTCGTGCCCGAAGAGCGCCGCATCTTCCCCGGTCTGACGGTCGCGGAGAACCTGCGCGTCGGGCAGTTGGGCGGCGGCGACACCGCGGACCCGCGGGACCCCGAGGAGGTGCTGGCGGAGTTCGAGAACCTGCGGGACCACCCCGACCGGAAGGGCGCGGCGCTCTCGGGCGGCGAACAGCAGATGCTCGCCATCGGGCGGGCGCTGGTCGCAGGGGCCGATTTGCTCCTGCTCGACGAACCCACCGAAGGTCTCGCGCCGTTCGTCGTCCGACAGGTCGAGGACCTCGTGGAGAGTCTGAACGACGAGGGAATCTCGGTCCTGCTGGTCGAGCAGAACGTGGGAGTGGCGCTGGAACTCGCGGACCGTCACTACGTGCTGGACCGCGGGGAAATCGTCTACCACGGCACGAGCGAGCAGTTGCGCGAGAACAGCGAGGTGATGGACCGACACCTCGGCGTGACGCTGTGAGCGACGTTTCCCCCGTATTTCGGGATCTCGGGTGTCGTTCGGCGATACCCTCGCCTCTCGACTCCGGCGCGCGCTGGCGCGACCGCGTGAGCGTGTCGCGCCATCGTCGCGCGAGGGATGAGCATCACAGCGACCGGAGGGAGCGAGACGCGCAATCGGTTGGGGAGGCGTGTGGTTCGCGGTCGCGGTGCTGTGCGGTCTGAGAGGTGTCGGCAGTAGCTAGCTCTCTCGATTTTCTCGTTCGCGGTGCGGTTGTGGTCGCTGTACTCCGGACTCCTCCGTTCGCGGTGCTGTGCAGTCGCTACAAAACAAATACTAAGCCGACTCTAACAAACAAAATTATTGCTCTAACACAACAAAACAATTCCGCTCGTCTCCGACCGACCTACCGTTCCCACGCGGGCGGCGCGCGGCCGAGTCGTCGTAGGGCCGCAGGGTAGCCGAACGCGACCGCCAGCGCGACGATGATTCGCGGGACGAACCCGTCGATTCCGACCGCTTCGAGCGCGATGACGGCGACGAAGTACAGCAGGAGCATTGCGAAAAATTGGGGAAGCAACTGTCGCCAAGTCGAAGCCATACGGAAGGTGACGGCTCACGGGGAGTTAAGTGTAGGTGGCTTCGTTCTCCGGGGGGTTCGAGGGTCTACGGAGTTAGCGAAAAACGAGTGACGGGAGTCGAAGCACCGACGACCGCCCGCGACGGCAGACTGCACCGTACTGCCAACGCGCCGGAGTGGAATGGTAAAAGTAGCGCGCGAGAGGTCGGGAGCCACCGACCCACCCCCGTCGCCTACCCCTCGTGTCGCCGAATCTTGTCGAGAAAGCCCGTGAGCGGTGCCTCGACGGTGATTTCGGTCACTTCCCCCTCGTCCTCGTCGTAGACGATGATTCCGGACTCCTCCAGTTTCGGCAGGTGACTGTGGTGAAGTGCCGTGGCGATTTGGGTCCGAGTTATCATCGACACATTGTCAGGCGGTTGTTGGAACTCCCGCCCGGCCACCTTGTCCGTCAGGTCTTCGAGCGCGACGGGCGCGGGCAGACCGTCGAGACACGCGAGGGCGTGTCGCCGGTACCGGTCGCTCAGCAGGGTCAGAACCTCGTTGACGCCGAGTGACCCGCCGCTGTCTTCGCCGTCGCCAGCGGCGGAGTCGCCGGTCATACCCGACAATTTTCCTTCATCCTTAAACGGCTATCGCATTCGGACGGTCACCGGGTGCGAACCGGATGCGCAACGAGAGCTTCGAGAAAAACGTTCTCCGGGAGTTATCCGAGACTGCCTTCCATCTCCAACTCGATGAGCCGATTCAACTCGACGGCGTACTCGATGGGCAACTCCTCCGTAATCGGCTCGATGAACCCCGAGACAATCATCTGCTTGGCGTCGTCGTCGTCCAACCCCCGGGATTGGAGGTAGAACACGTCTTCGTCGCCGATTTTCCCGACGGTCGCCTCGTGAGCCACGTCCACCTTCGACTCGTCGATTTCCATGTACGGCATCGTGTCCGACGTACTCTCGTTGTCGAACATCAGCGCGTCACACTCCACCGACGTGGAGGAGTGTTCGGCACCCTCCGAGATGTGGACCAGACCCCGGTAGTTGGTGCGGCCGCCGTCCTTCGAGATGGATTTGGACTCGATGGTGGACTTGGTGTGAGGCGCGTTGTGGTAGACCTTCGCGCCCGTGTCGATGTTCTGGCCCTCGCCCGCGAACGCGATGGTGATGTTGTTCGCCGACGCCCCCCGGCCCTTCAGAATCGTGCAGGGGTACAGCATCGTCGCCTTCGACCCCATCGACCCCGACACCCACTCCATCCGGCCGCCCTTCTCCACGATGGAGCGCTTGGTGTTGAGGTTGAACGTGTTCTTCGACCAGTTCTGCACCGTCGAGTACTGGACGTGCGCGTCTTCCTTGACGAACACTTCCACACCTCCGCTGTGGAGGTTGTGCGTGCCGTATTTCGGCGCACTGCACCCTTCGATGTAGTGAACTTCACTGCCGGGTTCGGCGATGATGAGCGTGTGCTCGAACTGGCCCATCCCCTCCGAGTTCATCCGGAAGTACGCCTGTACCGGCATCTCGACCGTCACGTCCTCGGGCACGTAGACGAAGCTTCCGCCCGACCACACGGCACCGTGGAGCGCGGCGAACTTGTTGTCGCTCGGCGGGACACAGGAGGTCATGAAGTACTCCTTCACGAGGTCCTCGTGTTCTTGGACGGCTTCGTCCATGTTGCAGAACACGACGCCTTTCTCCTCCCACTGCTCTTGCATGTTCTGGTAGACGACCTCCGACTCGTACTGAGCGCCGACGCCCGACAGCGCCTTGCGCTCGGCTTCCGGAATGCCCAGCTTCTCGAAGGTGTCTTGGATGTCTTCGGGCAGGTCGTCCCAGCTATCCGCGCCCTCGCGCTTGTCCACGTCCGGCCGGATGTACGGCACGATTTCCTCTACGTCAAGTTCCGACAGGTCGGGTTGGCCCGGCCAGTCGGTCGGCATCGGCATCTTCTTCCAGTGTTCCAACGCCCGGAGTCGCCGCTCCAGCATCCACTCCGGTTCGTCCTTGTCCTCGCTGATGAGGCGTACGACCTCTTCGGTCAGCCCCTTCTCGGATTTCACCGCCGCGCTCTCGTCTTTCTTGAACGAAAAGCGCTCTTCCGTGTTTGTCTCTCGAAGCTCGTCACTACTCATGTATCGGAAGATTGGTACCGAAGCCCCTTAACCTCGGGGTCGATACCAGTCGGTGTGAAACCGATTTCGGTTACGAAACCCGCAGAAAGTAGACCGCCAGCGTTACACTTCGGACGTGTCGGTATCGACGTTCGAGTCGGTCTCGCTACCAACGTCGGGGTCCGGGTCCGTGTCGGGGTCGGCCGCTTCCTGCAGTTCGTCTTCTATCTCTTGTCGGCCTTTCTTGAACTCGCCCATCGCCTCGCCGGTCGAACGGGCGAGTTTCGGAATCTTGTTCGCGCCGAACAGCAGGACGGCGATGAGGAGGATGACCATCATCTCCATCCCGCCCGGAATCGGCCCGAATAGTGGAATCATCTGTTCCATCTCTACCACCACGGTTTGGCCCCTCACTTGTAGGCTTTTCCCCCGAGGTTTATACTTCGGCGGCCGAACCCGACACGTACCCGTGACCGACCCCGCAGACGCCGCCCGCGAGTACGTCCTCGAAACCCACGCAGAGACCGTCGAACTCGTCTTGCGGCGGGCCGACGCGGTGGCCGAGACGTGGGACGGCGACACGACGGCCGACCGGAGTGCCGTCGCCGACTCGTTGCGCGCGCGACTGCGCGCCGCGGGTGCGTGGACGCGCTTGCCCGACGTACTCGCGGGCGCGGCGCGAGCGGTCGGTCACTCGCTATCCGCGCCGCCGGTCGCCGACCCGCCGTACGTGGCCGCTACGAGTCGGGGGCCGATGCTCCGCGCGACTTTCCCGGACGGCCGACTCGTGATTCTCGTGCAAGTCTTCGAAGTCGAACGCGCGGGCGACTCGCGGCGGTACCGCGGTGGCCCGCGGTACCGCCGCGGCCCGACGACTCCAGACGACGCGGTGCGAGCGACTTTCAAGTGAGTCCGGAACGTACCCCGAGAGGATGGAACGAGTACGCATCGACGGGCCGCCCCCATCTGCCGCGCCGGGACGAACCCTACTCGCGGCGGCGGCGCTCGGTCTCGGCGGGTACGCCTTCGCGGTGGTCGTCGTCGGCGTGGCCGCGGTCGCACTGCTCGCGGCGGGCGTCCCACTGATGGAGCGCCCGGCGCTGTTGCTCGCGGTCTCGGTCGTGATGGGACAGGGTGTCGCGTTCGGAACGTTCGCGGTCGGCTATCTGCGGTACACCGACCGAGGACTGGACTTCATCGAGGCGCGAATCCCGACGCTTCGGGACGCGGCGTGGGCGGTCGGTGGCGTCGTAGCGCTGTTCGCCGGTCTCGTCGCGCTCTCGGCGCTGTTCTCGGCGTTCGGCGTCCAGTCGGCCTCGAACGCGGTCGAAGAGTTCGGCGAGCAGGACCCCAGAATCTTCCTCCTGCTGGTTCCGCTGTCGTTCCTGTTCATCGGTCCGGGCGAGGAACTGCTCTACCGCGGGGTCGTACAGGGCCGACTCCGCGAGGCGTTCGGGCCGTGGGTCGCCATCGGCGTGGCGAGTTTCGTCTTCGCCGTCGTCCACGTCTTCTCGCTACAGGGGTCGGGAAAGCTCGCGTACCTCGCAATTCTGCTCGTCCTCTCGCCAGTTCTCGGCGTCGCCTACGAGTGGACCGACAACCTCGTCGTCCCGGCGTTCGTCCACGGCGCGTTCAACGCGGTCCAGTTCTACGTGGCCTACCTCGGTGCGACCGGCGGGGTGCCGTGACTCCGCGCCGTCACTCCCGGCCGCCCGCCCACCGCACGACCCGGAAGCGGTCGTAGCCGCCGTAGGCGAGTTCAAGCGCACCCATCCACCAGTTCCACCGCTCGGCGAGTTCGAGGTCGTCGGGCGCGTCCCGAAGGTTCTCGACGACGACCGAGACCGTCAGCTTCCGGTCGGTGTCCGTCTCGAACTGTCCCGAGTCTGCGAGGTCACGGGCCTGTCGCGCGACGACGCGCCGCGTCCCGTCGTCCCCGCCGAACTCCTCGCCGAGTCGTCGCTCGAATCGCTGTCCGATTTCCATTTCCATTGTCGTCTCCGCCGCACAGTTTGGTGCCACTCGGGGGTACGGTCTCTCAGTTGTAAAGTCCGATGGCCTTGATTTGCTCCTGATACCGATTTCGAATCGTAACCTCGGTGACTTGAGCTACGTCCGCGACTTCGCGCTGGGTCTTCTTCTCGTTGCAGAGCAGGGAGGCCGCGTAGATGGCGGCGGCGGCGTATCCGGTCGGCGACTTGCCCGACAGCAGACCCTTCTCGGCGGTCACGTCGATAATCTCGTTGGCCTTGCTCTCGACTTCCTCGCTCAGGTCGAGTTCCGAGCAGAACCGCGGGACGTACTTCTTGGGGTCTACCGGTTCCATCCCGAGTTCGAGTTCTTGGGAGACGTAGCGGTAGGTCCGGCCGATTTCCTTGCGGTCCACGCGGGCCACTTCCGAGACTTCCTCCAGCGAGCGCGGGATGCCCTCCTTCCGGCAGGCGGCGTAGAGCGCGGCGGTGGCGACTCCCTCGATGGAGCGCCCGCGAATCAGGTCCTCCTTGAGCGCGCGCCGGTAGATGACCGAGGCGACTTCCTGAATCGACCGGGGGACCCCGAGCGCCGACGACATCCGGTTGAGTTCGCTGAGCGCGAACTGGAGGTTGCGCTCGCCCGCGTCCTTCGTCCGGATGCGCTCTTGCCACTTGCGAAGGCGGTGCATCTGGCTTCGCTTCTCCGAGGAGAGCGACCGGCCGTAGGCGTCCTTGTTCTTCCAGTCGATGGTGGTCGTTAGCCCTTTGTCGTGCATCGTGTTGGTGGTCGGCGCGCCGACGCGACTCTTCGACTGGCGCTCTTGGTGGTTGAACGCCCGCCACTCGGGGCCGCGGTCCACGTTGCGTTCCTCGACGACCAGTCCGCAGTCCTGACACACTAGCTCGCTCCCGCCAGCGTCCGTGACTAAGGTTCCTTCCTCGCACTCAGGACACGTCTGGGATTCCTCGGACTCCTCCTGTTCGGTCTCTTGCTCGCGCTCGCGCTGGCGGATTGGCCCCGTCATGAGTCTGTTGGTAAGGTGGTCCGATAGATAAACCCTGCGTGGCTATTCCGTGTCACGATTCCGAGACGCGGCGCGTCGTGCGTTCGACTCCGGAAATTCCGCCCGTTCGCCACGGCGGTGCGGTCCCCGCGAGCGACCGGTAGGACCGGCGACGGTTCCGCCGAGGCACGCCGAAATCGTCGGACTCGCGGACGCGCGGCCGAGCATCCGCTCGGCCGCGCGTCCGCCGGGAAAACAGAGCGCGACGTTGAGCAAATAAATATATTTCTATAAGAAAATTAAATACGTCCGAGAGAAATCTATAGTTAGTTTTCGGAGGTTGCGTCGAGGTCCACCACCGCGTCCGCGAGTTCGCGGACTGCCGAGAGCGACCGGTGGTCGTGGGCCGTGGGGTCTAGCAGGTAGTACCCCCGGCCGTCCACGCTCTCGACGCGGCCAGCGAGGACGTGGAAGAACTCGAAGGCCCGGTCGAAAGCGACCGACTCCAGCAGGGCCGTCAGCGAGTCGAGGTAGACCACCGTCTGGCGAGCGTTGTCCTCCCACGTTTCGAGGTACTCGCTCGCGGTGACGCCGACCCGCGCGAGGTCGGTCGGGTCCGAGACGGCCTTCACGACCGACGGTCCGTCGTCGGACGACGACGGACCGCCGGTCGTCCGCGTCGCGCCCGAGACCGCGCCCGAACGCGTCGCGTTTCCGACGTGGACGAATCCGACCTCGGACGGCAAGTCGCCGCCGAATCCCCGCCAGTCTCGAAGCCACGCGTCGGGGGTATCGCGGTAGGAGACGACGAGCAGATTCGTCTCGGCGGGCCGCGCCAACGCGTCGAACACCTCCTCGGTCGCGCTCTCGGGTACCGTAGACGCCTCCAACAGGGTGTTGGAGGGCGAAGATTGTGAACGGGACACAGCCGGAAGTGTTGTCCGAACAACTTAAAATTTAGTGGCCGCCGCGGTCCGGGGGTCGCCGACGAGGGGACCCTCGGCGGTCCGATAGGTCGCAAAACCTAACACCCATGCGTGCATCGAGTCGGTCAACGTCACATGGGTTTCGGTCCAAAGCAGTGGAAGTGCAAAGACTGCGGGCGAAAACACCGCAACGACCGCAAGCAGTGCGTCCAGTGCGGGTACAGCGTGTTGAAGCCGGTAGACAACGAGAAACGACTCGACCGGGTATCGACAGCGGTGTTGGCGCTTCTCCCGGCGCTTTTGGCTATCCTCACGATGGGACTCATCGCGTGGGTGCTGTTCTTCTGACGGGACGGCGAGTCACTTGTCCATGTCCTCGGCGATAGCCAGCGTCTTCGACACCTCGTCGCAGGACTCGGCGGCGTCCCGCGCGTCCCGTTCGGCGCGGCGGGCGGCGTCTGTGTTCTCGTTCTCTCGGGACTCGGCGGCTTCCTCCATGTGTTCGGCCGCTTCCACGACTGCTTCGATGAGACAGGTGAGTTTCTCGACGGTGGACGAAAGCGCGTCCACCAACTCGGCGTCCGAAATCTCGTCGTTCAGGTCTTCGAGGTCGTTACCGGCCCGGTAGAACCACGAGGCGGCGTCTCCGTAGGCCCCGTTGCCGTACTTCCTGTTCCCGTCCGCGAACTTCTCGAATCCGCCGACGAGTTTCTCCGCGAACGACTCCAGTTTCTTCACGTCGCCGACGCCGTTCTGGAGTCGCTTGACCGTCCCGTCGTACTCCTCGCGGGTGAGAAGGTCGGTCGCGTCGGTACTCGCCACATCCGTCTCCTTGTCCACCGTCCAGCGACGGTCGGCCGCCTTCTTCCGGTCCTCGGTCATCCTCTCGAAGGTGGACTTGGCCTTCGCGTAGTCCCCGGCGTAGGTCCACTTGAGGACCTTCCCGTAGTGGTAGTACGCCCGAACGAGGTTTCGCTCGATGTAAGACGCGTGTTCGAAGAACAGCGCCACATCGCGCAGACGCTCGATGGTCTTCTTCTCGTCGTCCGTCGCGGACTGGGCGGCGTCGTCGAGTGCGTCTCGGGCGTCTTCGAGTCTACTGACGAGTTTGCTCCGCGAGAACGCGCCGGAGGTGAACGTCACGTCAAGTATCGAGACTTCGCCGTCGGACGAACTGGCGACCGACGTGTAGACCTCGAACGCCTCTTCGAGTCGTTTCCGGGCCGCCACGATGTCCTCGTTGGGTTTCTCCGTCGTGGTGGTCTGTTCGGTCTCGGTCTCGGTCGTCGTCTCTTCGGTCGTGGTCGTCTCCGTCGTCGTTTCGGTCGCTGTCGTCGTCCGCGTCGGCGTTGCAGTCGTCGCCGTCGTGGTGGTCTGTTCGGTCTCCGTCTCGTCGGTCCCTGACTCTCCGCTGGAACATCCCGCCAAGAGCGTCGCTCCGACGACCAGCAGTTGTCGTCTCTTCATACTGAAGCGGAAATATCAGATATTAATAAAACGTAGGGAAGTCCGCCCGAGAGGTGTTACTTTCCGTTCATGACGGCCGCGACGAACATCAGCCCGAAGTTCGCCACGAACGCGCCCGCGACGAACATGCGTCGGGCCGGACCGCGCTCCAACAGATAGAGCAGTGGGACACGGCCGGAAAGACCAGATAGACGGCGTACAGCAACAGCGAGGGGAATCCGACGACGATAGCGGCCATCGTGACGAAGACGGCGACCAGTCGCTCGACAGACGCGGGAGGACCGCGACCCGGAGGTACGTCAGGTGGGTCTCGACGCCGAGGGCCGCCGCGACGTAGTAGACTTGGAGGTCCATGCCGACCCGATTCGGGTGGCGCGCGGCGGTGGCGACCAGACCGACGACCCCGAGCAGGACGCCCGCGGCGAGGACGAGGCGGGCGTCGGTGGGACTGGACGGCGCGTGAGTGTCGGTGGAGTCGTAGGGCGAGTCGGCCACGGGTCAGTCGTCGGCGTCGGCTTCCGGCGACCAGTCGCCCAAGGTGCGCTGGACCGCCTCCTCGCCGACCGCTCGGGCCAGCGTCTCGAAGCCAGCGCGCTCGGCGCGCTCGTCCGCGCCCGCGAGCAGGCGCGAGACGATGAACTCCGGCGTGGACTTGCCGACCGTGCCGAACCGGGGCTGGTAGTCCACTTCGAGTTCGAGGTCCTCGTCCAACCCCTCCGCGAAGATGCCGTCCTTTCGAGCCTTCTCGGGCAAAGGTTTGAGGTCGTCGGCGAGGTGGGTGACGAACACCCCGAGCGCCCCGCGGTCCACGGTGAGTCGGACGAGTCCGTGGAGCAGGTCGGCGGCGCTTCCGGGTTCGGTGATGGCCTCGAACTCGTCCACCAGCATCAGGGTGTTCGCGCCGTCGGTTAGCGGCGGGACGATGCTCCGGAGCGTCGATTCCAGCACGCCAGCGTTGAAACTCGCGTGTCTGCGGTGGAACACGATGTCCTCGGAGATGGAGACTTCCGCGCGCTCGGCGGGCACGGGCAGGCCCATCTGGGCGAGCAGGGCAACCTGACACATGGTTTCGAGCAGGGTCGTCTTCCCCCCGGAGTTCGCGCCGGTCAGGACCGACACCCGGTCGCCGTCGGGCGGTGCGGGGTCGGCCGACCCCGCACCGCCCGCGCCGGACACGCCGTGGTCGCCGACGGCGTAGGTGACGGGTTGGACCGACTCGTCGCTGGCTTCGATGGAGACGTTCCGGGCGTTCCGGACCGCGAAGCCGTCGTCGGTGAACGTCGGGCGGGTGAGGTCGAAGTCGTGAGCGAACCGGGCCAGCGAGAGGTGGAAGGCGAGGTCCGAGACGGCCGACTTCGCGGCGTCGATGGCCTCGCGGTTCTCGGCGATGCGGCCCCGGAGTCGCCGGGCGACCGACCGCTCGCGCTCTTCGACTTCCTCCCGGAGGTCGGCGGTCAGTTCGCGGAGCGTGGCCGTCACGAAGTCGGTGGCGTCCACGGCGTCGTCGGGCGTGGCGTCACGGACCCGCTGGAATCCGGCGTCGGTCTCGCTCGCCACGTAGTCCACGACGACTTCGCCGAACTCCGCCCCGGCGCGGGCCTCCTCGCGTATCTCCTCCATCGCGTCGAGCGAGTCCGCCGAGAGGCTCTCGACGCTCGCTACGGAGTCGCGCAGGTCGTCGAGTTCGTCGTCAACGCCGCGGGCCACGTCGCCGCCGTCGAGGTCCGAGAGCGCCGACGCCGCGGCGTCGAGGGCGTTCCGGTCGATGTCGGCCACGCGAGAGAACGCGCCCTCGGAGAGTCCGGCCTCGCGCAGGGCGAGGACGGTCCGGACCGCCGCCTCTTCGTCGCCGATGCGGTCGTCCTCGGCGAACTCGGCGAACGCCGACAGGACTTCCTCGCGGGTCTCGCCGTCCAGTCCGGCCCACGACTCGGCGGCGTCCATCACCGAGTCAAGGCGCTTCTCGGCGGCCTCGCGCTCCATCAGCGGCGTCAGCACCCGCATTCGGTCGGCGGCGTCCTCGGTCACGGCGTAGTCGCTGGCCACGTCGAGCAGTTCCTTGTAGACGGCGCGGGTGTCGCGCGTCGAGAGGACCGACATGCCCTCGCCGCCGTTGGCCCGCCGGAGGATTCGGGTCGCGCGCCCGCGAGACAACCCCGCCGAGACGAGCGCCCGGACCTCGCCGGACTCGATGGCTTCCACCGCGCGCTCGGTGCCCAACTCGGCGTCGAGACGCTCGCGCGTCTTGGGTCCGACCCCCCAGTACTCCTCCAGTCGCATGTCCGAGACGTGAGGGCCGCGGGTCTTAATGGTTGCACAACGCGCTGGCGGACGCCTCGCGCGGCGAGGTCCGAGTGCGTGGAGCAATGTTTTCGTTTCTAAAGAACGGGGAAGAATTTGCTAGAGACATGTTTTTATTTCTCTACTGGCGCGTGCGGGCGCGGCGCTCGTGCGCCGCGCCCATCCGCGCGAGGTCGTCGGGAGCGAAGCGACCGACTGCTCGTCGGAACTCGCTTCCGACGGTGGATGAGTAGCACAGCGACCGCAGGGAGCGAGGCTTGCGAGACGCGAAGCGTCCCGCTGACCTGCGACCGCAGGCAACGCAATCGGTTGGGGAGGATGTGGCTGTCGCGGTTGCGGGATGATTGGCTCAAGCCTGAACCGAGCGCCTTCGAAATCGCCGTCGCTGTCGCAGGCACGTCTAGCCGCCGTTACTCGCTCTCCGAAACAACTGCCGCCGCCGGTCCCGAAACGACAGTCGCCACAGTCTCCGGTAGCGATACAGCGCAGTCGCGGTGCCGTGCGGGTTCGGTCTCGATTGGTTCAAGCCCCCGCTCCGTCGAACTGCTCTCGTCGTTTGCCGTTCTCTCCCGATGGCCGTTCACAATCGGCCCGCCGCCGCTTGCCACTTCCGTTTCAGAGCGCCGTCGAATCGGAGAAACTAAGCGTCACGGAGCGTTTACGCCGGGTTCGTTACAGCAAACTCGCTTTGAACCCTTCCAGAGGCGAAACGCTAACAACTACGGAGTGTCTGTCGTGATAACGATGCTACGGCCTGAGGGGGAACAGAGCCGGACGCGAGGTGACGCGCGACAGATAGTGTACGTCGGCGACGAGACGCGGGCGGCGGCCATCGCCTCCGAGCTGTCGAACGCCAAAATCCGGTGCAAACACCGGGGGTCGGCGGCGCTCGACCACGTTGAGACCGACGCCGCGGACTGCGTGGTCGCCGAGGCCGACCTCCCCGACGTGGACGGGGCGGAACTGCTCGATGCCGTCGCGGAACTCTACCCCGACACCGCGCGGGTCCTGCTCGGCGAGTCGGCCGACGACGCACCGTCGGACGCCGCGTTCGTCCCGACTCGACCGCAGGACGGACTCGCCGAGCGGACGGCCCGGCGCGTCGAGCGCGCGACCGAGTTCCGGAGTCTGCGCCGCGAACGCGACCGAATCGGCGACCGGTTCGAGACGCTAGTCGAGGAGTCGCCCGACCCCATCGTGACGCTGGACGAGGACTGCGAAGTCGTGTTCGCCAACGCCGCCGTCGAGCGCGTCTTCGGCTACGACCCCGAAGCAGTCGTCGGCGGGCCGGTCCAGCGACTCCTCGACGAGTCGGTCCACGACCAAGTGACCGAGACCGTCGAGTCGCTCTCCGCGGACGAGGGACACATCCAGCGCGACTACGTGGAACTGCCGGGCAAGCACCGCGAAGGCCACGACGTGCCGCTGGCGGTGTCGTTCCGGGAGACCGAACGCGACGGCAGACACTACTTCTCGGCGGTCGTCCGGGACGTGAGCGAGCGCAAGCGACTCGAAGACCGCCTCGAAGCCGAGAAGCGCAAGACCCGAGAACTCCACGAGGTCGCGGTCATACTCGAAGAGTGCGAGAGTGTCGAGGAGGTCTGCCGACTCGCCATCGAGACCGCAGAGCAGTTGCTAGAGTTCGACCTTTGCGTGGTAGACACAGTTAACGACGACGAGCTCGTTCCGCAGGCCGTCTCGAAGGGCGTCCCGACCGACGGCTACTACACGACCACGCCGCTGTCGGCCGAGGACAATCTCGCGGCCCGCGCCTACAGGGAAGGCCGGTCGCTCCGAACCAGTGACCTCCACGACGAGGGCGTGGACCCTGCCGCGAGCGGCTATCGAGCGGCGCTGACCGTCCCAATCGCCGACTTGGGAGTGTTTCAGGCCGTCTCGAAGGAAGCCGACGCCTTCGGCGACAGCGACCGGGAACTCGCGGAACTGCTCGCCTCCCACGTCGCCCAGTCGCTCCGGCGAATGCGGTCGGAGGCGGCCCTCGAAGCCGAACGCGACCGGTTCGCCGCGCTGTTCGAGAACATCCCCGAACCGACCATCGACTACGGCGTGCGCGACGGCCAATCGGTCGTCCACTCGGTCAACGAGGCCTTCGAAGAAGTGTTCGGCTACGACGCGAGCGAGGCCGTCGGCCGGAGGATAGACGAACTCATCGTCCCCGAAGACGAGCAATCCGAGTACGAGGTCCACCTCGACCAGTTGCGCGAGCAGGAACACCTCAACACCGAAGTCCGCCGCGTCGGGGCCGACGGGATGCGCGACTTCCTGCTCCGGACTGCGAAGGTGTCCGACGAGGGGAAGGGCGGGTACGCAATCTACACCGACATCACCGACCGCAAGCAGTTGGAGCGAGACCTGACCCGCGAGAAGCAGAAGATAGAGGAGCTACACCACGTCGCCGTCAAACTCGAAGGCTGTGACACGCCCGAGGAAGTGTATCGCCGGACGGTCAACGCCGCCGAGGAGATTCTGAAGTTCGACATCTGTGGTATCGACGTTGAGGAGAACGGGTATCTCGTCCCGAAAGCCGCGTCCTCGGAGTTGGACGAAGCGGACTACGACGTGCTTCGCGCCGACGAGGGTCTCGCTGGCGAGACCTACCAGACCGGCGAGTCGTTCGTCGTGGACGACGTGTACGACGTTTCGAACGTGGAAATCGTGAGCGACAGGTATCGGTCGCTACTCAGCGTCCCGTTCGGCGACGAGGGTGT
Above is a genomic segment from Halorussus caseinilyticus containing:
- a CDS encoding ABC transporter ATP-binding protein, with protein sequence MSRNTDRLDAGACADPLLDVSGVVAGYGATEVLHGVSLCVEEGEVVSLVGRNGAGKTTTLRSVVGNVVPTAGTVTFRGEDVTGLSPEETVRRNVAFVPEERRIFPGLTVAENLRVGQLGGGDTADPRDPEEVLAEFENLRDHPDRKGAALSGGEQQMLAIGRALVAGADLLLLDEPTEGLAPFVVRQVEDLVESLNDEGISVLLVEQNVGVALELADRHYVLDRGEIVYHGTSEQLRENSEVMDRHLGVTL
- a CDS encoding DUF7344 domain-containing protein; this translates as MTGDSAAGDGEDSGGSLGVNEVLTLLSDRYRRHALACLDGLPAPVALEDLTDKVAGREFQQPPDNVSMITRTQIATALHHSHLPKLEESGIIVYDEDEGEVTEITVEAPLTGFLDKIRRHEG
- the sufB gene encoding Fe-S cluster assembly protein SufB, whose product is MSSDELRETNTEERFSFKKDESAAVKSEKGLTEEVVRLISEDKDEPEWMLERRLRALEHWKKMPMPTDWPGQPDLSELDVEEIVPYIRPDVDKREGADSWDDLPEDIQDTFEKLGIPEAERKALSGVGAQYESEVVYQNMQEQWEEKGVVFCNMDEAVQEHEDLVKEYFMTSCVPPSDNKFAALHGAVWSGGSFVYVPEDVTVEMPVQAYFRMNSEGMGQFEHTLIIAEPGSEVHYIEGCSAPKYGTHNLHSGGVEVFVKEDAHVQYSTVQNWSKNTFNLNTKRSIVEKGGRMEWVSGSMGSKATMLYPCTILKGRGASANNITIAFAGEGQNIDTGAKVYHNAPHTKSTIESKSISKDGGRTNYRGLVHISEGAEHSSTSVECDALMFDNESTSDTMPYMEIDESKVDVAHEATVGKIGDEDVFYLQSRGLDDDDAKQMIVSGFIEPITEELPIEYAVELNRLIELEMEGSLG
- a CDS encoding twin-arginine translocase TatA/TatE family subunit yields the protein MEQMIPLFGPIPGGMEMMVILLIAVLLFGANKIPKLARSTGEAMGEFKKGRQEIEDELQEAADPDTDPDPDVGSETDSNVDTDTSEV
- a CDS encoding CPBP family intramembrane glutamic endopeptidase is translated as MERVRIDGPPPSAAPGRTLLAAAALGLGGYAFAVVVVGVAAVALLAAGVPLMERPALLLAVSVVMGQGVAFGTFAVGYLRYTDRGLDFIEARIPTLRDAAWAVGGVVALFAGLVALSALFSAFGVQSASNAVEEFGEQDPRIFLLLVPLSFLFIGPGEELLYRGVVQGRLREAFGPWVAIGVASFVFAVVHVFSLQGSGKLAYLAILLVLSPVLGVAYEWTDNLVVPAFVHGAFNAVQFYVAYLGATGGVP
- a CDS encoding transcription initiation factor IIB, coding for MTGPIRQREREQETEQEESEESQTCPECEEGTLVTDAGGSELVCQDCGLVVEERNVDRGPEWRAFNHQERQSKSRVGAPTTNTMHDKGLTTTIDWKNKDAYGRSLSSEKRSQMHRLRKWQERIRTKDAGERNLQFALSELNRMSSALGVPRSIQEVASVIYRRALKEDLIRGRSIEGVATAALYAACRKEGIPRSLEEVSEVARVDRKEIGRTYRYVSQELELGMEPVDPKKYVPRFCSELDLSEEVESKANEIIDVTAEKGLLSGKSPTGYAAAAIYAASLLCNEKKTQREVADVAQVTEVTIRNRYQEQIKAIGLYN
- a CDS encoding DUF7504 family protein, whose product is MSRSQSSPSNTLLEASTVPESATEEVFDALARPAETNLLVVSYRDTPDAWLRDWRGFGGDLPSEVGFVHVGNATRSGAVSGATRTTGGPSSSDDGPSVVKAVSDPTDLARVGVTASEYLETWEDNARQTVVYLDSLTALLESVAFDRAFEFFHVLAGRVESVDGRGYYLLDPTAHDHRSLSAVRELADAVVDLDATSEN